A window of Paenibacillus polygoni contains these coding sequences:
- a CDS encoding transporter substrate-binding domain-containing protein: MFLLSFTILLSGCNNSDLSDETIDPAEVYDTVAVIKERGKVIAGVRFDTRLFGLKDSKSGKVEGLDIDIARKLAKKILGDETKVELKEVTSSTQIPLLKDEQIDVIIAAMSVTEDRKKEVDFSDVYFYAGQSLLVPKGSPITGLDSLSSNTRVIAVKGSTSVKSIKDKAPEAKVAEYDDYQKAFTALQSEEGDVLTADNSILLGMMREDANYEMVGGLFTNESYSIAIHKGDQKMVDTVNEMLKELKESGEYTKLYEKWIE, encoded by the coding sequence ATGTTCCTGCTTTCTTTTACCATACTTCTCTCAGGATGCAATAACTCGGATTTATCTGATGAGACCATTGATCCAGCAGAAGTATATGACACGGTTGCCGTCATTAAAGAACGCGGAAAAGTAATTGCCGGGGTTCGATTCGATACACGCCTGTTCGGACTAAAAGATTCTAAATCAGGCAAGGTAGAAGGTCTCGATATCGACATCGCAAGAAAACTCGCTAAAAAGATTCTAGGGGATGAAACAAAAGTAGAATTAAAAGAGGTTACTTCCAGCACTCAGATCCCCCTGTTAAAGGATGAACAAATTGATGTCATCATTGCGGCAATGTCGGTTACAGAAGATCGTAAAAAGGAAGTCGATTTTAGCGATGTCTACTTCTATGCGGGTCAATCACTCCTTGTACCAAAGGGCAGTCCGATTACGGGGTTAGACTCTTTGTCCTCCAATACTAGGGTGATCGCTGTCAAAGGCTCTACTTCCGTGAAGAGCATAAAGGATAAGGCTCCTGAAGCAAAAGTTGCCGAATATGATGATTATCAAAAAGCATTTACTGCTCTTCAGTCTGAAGAAGGAGATGTACTCACCGCAGATAATTCTATTCTGCTTGGAATGATGCGCGAGGATGCTAATTATGAAATGGTTGGCGGGCTTTTTACAAACGAGTCTTACAGCATAGCCATTCATAAAGGCGACCAAAAGATGGTGGATACCGTGAATGAAATGTTAAAAGAATTAAAAGAAAGTGGAGAGTATACGAAACTCTATGAGAAATGGATTGAATAG
- the gpmA gene encoding 2,3-diphosphoglycerate-dependent phosphoglycerate mutase, translating into MIKIVLVRHGQSVWNLENRFTGWTDVDLSEAGLEEARQAGLILKQNGYVFDEAYTSYLKRAIRTLGIILHEMDMMWIPVYKTWKLNERHYGALQGLNKAETAAKYGEKQVLSWRRSIDVRPPELSLDDPRYEAALPQYQAMKEGEYPRTENLLDTEKRVLDYWQERIAPSLSSGKHIIIAAHGNTLRSLIQHLDNLEGDGLINLNIPTGIPLVYELDEELKPIRHYYLGMEGPLPAGTIPKHISKESTTKGPPA; encoded by the coding sequence ATGATTAAGATTGTACTGGTCCGCCATGGTCAAAGTGTATGGAATTTGGAGAATCGCTTTACAGGATGGACTGATGTCGATTTATCGGAGGCTGGGCTTGAAGAGGCAAGGCAGGCAGGACTCATTCTGAAGCAAAATGGGTATGTATTTGATGAAGCATATACATCTTATCTCAAGCGCGCCATTCGCACATTAGGAATCATTCTTCACGAAATGGATATGATGTGGATTCCTGTCTATAAGACATGGAAACTGAATGAACGGCATTATGGAGCTTTACAAGGACTTAATAAAGCAGAAACAGCCGCAAAGTATGGAGAGAAGCAGGTCTTATCTTGGCGTCGATCTATTGATGTGCGTCCTCCTGAGCTTTCCCTTGATGATCCTAGATACGAAGCTGCTCTTCCGCAGTATCAGGCGATGAAAGAAGGAGAATATCCGCGCACCGAAAATTTACTTGATACCGAGAAGCGGGTGCTGGATTACTGGCAGGAACGGATTGCGCCTAGTCTAAGCTCGGGCAAGCATATTATTATTGCAGCTCATGGAAATACACTGCGTTCTTTAATTCAGCATTTGGATAACCTAGAAGGCGATGGCCTAATCAATTTAAATATTCCAACGGGAATACCGCTGGTTTATGAACTGGATGAAGAGCTAAAGCCCATTCGTCACTACTATCTGGGTATGGAAGGGCCGCTCCCAGCAGGTACCATTCCAAAACATATAAGTAAAGAAAGTACTACAAAAGGACCTCCTGCATAA